Sequence from the Fulvivirga ligni genome:
AAGGAGAAAACAAAGGAGAGTTTTCACCCATATTTTACAAAAAAGATAAATTTGAGGTGTTAGAATCTGAAACTTTCTGGCTTTCGCCAACGCCGCAAAAGGTGGCTTCTAAAGGTTGGGATGCCGCATTACCACGCATCGTTACCTGGGCTAAATTTAAAGATAAGGCCACTGGCAAAGAGTTTTACTTTTTCAATACACACTTCGATCATATAGGCAAAGAAGCACGTAAGCAAAGTGCAGAAATCATAAAAAACAAAGTGGCTAAAGTAGCTGGTAATCAACCAGTAATCGTTACGGGAGACTTCAATGTGCCTCCGGCTAATGCACCTTATCAGGTACTAACCTCCGGAAGCGATAAGCTGGAAGATACCTTTAAGCAAGCAGAAAGGAAATATGGCCCTTTTTACACATTTAATGGATTCCAACTAGAGCCTGATATGAAAAGAGATAGAATTGATTATATCTTTTACAAAGGCGATGTTTCTATCGTCACTTATCAGGTGGTAGATGGCCAGAGGGGAAAAACCTATATTTCAGACCATTTTCCAATAATCGTTGAGGCGAAAGTTAACTAGAACTTTAATGTGAGCTGTCCGGAGGGTTCTTCTTTCAGCTCATGATTAAGGTTGGAAATGGAGAGCCCTAGGAGCCTTACTTTCATAGATTCGTTGTCAAAAGTGCCTAAAAGCTCTTCGTAGAGCTGCTTTATCTGGGCCTCATCTTCGATCCATTGAGTGATGGTCTTACTTCTGGTAATCTGCTGAAAATCATGGAATTTCACTTTCAAAGTAAGGGTTTTGCCTTTGGTGTTGGACCTTTCCATGCGTCCGGTAAGCACCTGGGTGATCTTCTCCAGCTCTGTTTTTAGTTCGGCTGTGGTAGTCCTATCGTCTTCAAAGGTGTTTTCAGCACCAAGAGATTTCCTGATTCTGTTAGGCGTTACCTCCCTTTCGTCCAGACCCCTAGCAA
This genomic interval carries:
- a CDS encoding endonuclease/exonuclease/phosphatase family protein, translating into MITTLKTFFISLLITLPAFCFAQDQLDLKVMTSNIRLAAESDGINYWDNRRDWFGDFVRFEDVDIFGAQEVLYSQLTDIKDRLPAYEHIGVGREGENKGEFSPIFYKKDKFEVLESETFWLSPTPQKVASKGWDAALPRIVTWAKFKDKATGKEFYFFNTHFDHIGKEARKQSAEIIKNKVAKVAGNQPVIVTGDFNVPPANAPYQVLTSGSDKLEDTFKQAERKYGPFYTFNGFQLEPDMKRDRIDYIFYKGDVSIVTYQVVDGQRGKTYISDHFPIIVEAKVN